The following is a genomic window from Vibrio sinaloensis.
GGAAAGATCACAGCTATTCCCGCTCAACATGGCCATGGTTGGATTCATAAGGTCATGGCCAATGGTGTTGGTTTTTATATCGAACTTGCTGATGAACCTTCTATCTATATTAGCGGTGATACGGTTCTGACTGCTGACGTTAAGCGTGCGCTTTCTGAATTAAAACCCGATATTAGTGTGGTGGCCGCCGGCCGCGCTCATATGGACGTTGGTCAACCATTGTTAATGTCAATTGAGGAAGTGATGGAGTTTATCCGCTTGTCACCTGGCAAAGTGATTGCCAACCATATGGAGGCGCTCAACCACTGCCCGATAACGCGACCAACACTAAGAGCGTCGATTGATGAAAGAGGCTTGTCACATAAGGTTGTTATTCCCGCTGATGGAGAGAGCTTGGATTTTTAAAATGAATCAAGTTACGCCTTAACTCATGAACATCTCATTAATACTTCTCAGTTTAGAGTCTGAACAAGGATCGATATAGCTCGAAATAAGTGACAACCCTAAAGAGCGCAATCTCTCCAGCTAGAAAAGCAATGGAGATTGCGCTGAACTAATAGGCGTGCGAACAACAGGCAGGGATTCCCTGCCTGTTGTTTTAGAACGGAAACGCGTCTAGATGATGTTCGATAATATCATTCGCGATGTATTGGTGCGCGGCGGTCGTGGGGTGGGTAACGCCCCAGAACACGTATTTATCGGAACCATGATAGGCACACTCGTTAGTGAAACTGTGGCTGTATAGATAGTCGAGTGCTGAGCTACGATTGATATTCAAACAAGCGTCAGAGGCATTCTCAAAGCCGTGCTGTTGCGGATTGCTGGTCATCTGCTCAAACAGTTGATGAGTTTCGTGGAGAACCACGTTCACCCCTTGAGCTTCATAATGCGCCGCCTGTTGGCGAATGAATTGGTTGAATTCAAGGATTTTGGCGCGAACTTTTTCGATTTCGGCTTGAGTCGAGTACTTAAACTGTGGCGCTTTGGTTGCATCAGGTAAGGTGAGCAAAATAAGGTGTTTAGCACCCGCATCGGTCAAGCGGATAAGGGCGCTACTTAAATCGGCCTTCACATCGCTCACTTCACGGTTGTAGTTCATAAAATCGTTGAGGCCGAATTCCAATGTGAACAAGGTTTTGGAAGGATTGTAATTCTTGGCCATCTTCATGTAAGTCAAGTAGGAAGTAACTTGATCATAAATTCCGGTAAGCGCGACGTACTGGTTGGTGCCGGCAGCCCCGCCCACAGCCCAATTGTAAAGTGGCACATTGCGGCTCTGGGCTAAATACTCCGTCCAGACAAATCCATTGGAAAAGTGACCCAAAAACCAAGAGTTAGCATTAGGAAAGACCCACTGAGAGCCGTTAAACAAGTTTCCGGTGTCGGACAGACTGTCGCCGAAAGCCACAATGCGGTTGATGTTGCCCGTGGTCGTGGTGTCGTTTGTCCAGATAGAGTGGTTGTATGACAAGCGATTGTCCGCCGCATAGTAGAGGATATCTGCGGTGTCGTGATTAACACCGAGAGTCTCTTCGCAACGTTGCTTAATGGTTTGCTGTGACGCGATGGTGTAGAACATATTCTTGAACGACACCGATGACCACCAATAACCGTTAATCTTTAGATAGTCGCCGTTTGCGTCCAACGCCCATTCCCAGCTAGTGGCAGGATCATCGTGAGTGTGCGCCGGCCGATACCAGCAGCGAACATAGGTGTAGGTTTGGTTACTCTGAACAGAGGCCGAGTAAGCCGACGTTACCATTTCGGGCGTGGTTGGAACATCACTGGCGAAGGCGTTCGCCGTAATTAACCCTAAGCCTGTAAGTAAAAGTGCATTTTTCATAAACGTTCTCTTAATTAGAATATTATAGAGCTTTTGCTATGTTTTCATATATCGCATAACATCACGCGACACGTCAAAAAATAAGCCGAACGAATGGTTTTGAGGTGAACTAAGATCAAAAAATAATAACTATTTAGATATAACTAAATTAGTAGCGAGCACTTTTTATAAGGCTAATTTAGCGATGGAAGTTAAAGAGATAAATAAATTAACAATCTCTAATATTTTAATTTTTCCTTATTAAGGTATCAGAGTGATATTTCACCATCAATATCAAGTTTGGTATTTTCAGTGTCATCGTGACGTTTTGCCAGTAACAAGATAATTGTTCTTTATTTAACCTATTTTGTCAGAGTAAAAAGTTGAAACGTAATTAGTCAATATTACGTTTCAACAATAACTAGACAGGAATAAAAACGTGAATAAGAGTAAGGTTTTTAAAACAACGTTAGTCGCTGCATCCGTACTGAGTAGTCTATTTGCTGCTCATAGCTACGCGGTGGTCGATATTTTAGATGTCAAATTACAAGGTCAAAGTTGTGAAAATGGATTTAGGCCGATCACGGCAGATGAGGTCTCCCCGATTAAAGCGGAACTTGTTGGTCAAATGGGCCCATGGCAAATCACTAACATTGCAGATGGCTATGTTTTGATGGGCCCAGGTTACAACGGTACGATTAAGCAAGACAACTTAGCAGGCACTACCTGGTGTACCTATGTGACGCCGCCTGATCACAGTATCCCCAACTATTCAGCCTTAGTTTTGCCAGAAAACGATGAAGCTTACACCGAGTGGCACCTAATCAATAAACCTGAGTTCTATAAACCGCTTGCGCTACTGGCGCACTATTTAGGTTTTGGATGGGCTGGGGGAACCGGCAGTCAATATGTAGGTGATGATATGGTCACCTCAACTGACGGTCGTGGCCACTATGATATTGATGCAGACACATCAGGTTCATGTGAAGGCTATCGATGCAATGAACGATTAAAAATGGACATTAGCGGCTTTGAATATCACATAGACCCAGAGACGTTCAGTGCGGGTGACATTACCCAATCTGATAAAGAATTGATTGGCCGCCGCTCGGAAGTTGTCACCAATGAGTCCGATCTCGAGCAGCAGTACCGCGTGACCTTTAAATATGAAAAGGCGACCAACTGGTCCAAAACCGACACCTATGGACTTAGCCAGAAAGTCTCGACCAAAAACAAGTTCAAATGGCCGCTGGTCGGAGAAACGGAATTGTCGATTGAAATAGGTGCCAATCAAAGCTGGGCAACGACCAACGGTAGTTCTGAGACTAAGGGCATCTCAAATACCATAGTGGTCAATGTAGCGCCGAATACCAAGCAAGAGGTCTTTATGGAGGTATTCCGTTCATCGATCAGTTATCCCTATTCATTCAACGCGGAGTTGAGCTACGAAGTAGCGATGCATGGGTTTTTACGTTGGTCTGGCAATGCGCTGAGTACTCATCCGGATAACCGACCCGACTATACGGCGCGTTGGGTGATTGGACGCAATGGTGGCAATGACAAAAACCTCAAATACCAATATGAGCATCGCAATATCCCCGCTACGTCGGATGAGTGGGATTGGCCGTGGATGCTGCGCGAGTATGGTGCCAATAACGTTAAAAGCTTGTTGGGCGAGATCCTAAGACCGATTCAAACTCAAATAACCGGTGAGTTTTTCGCTGACGCCTCGTTTGGTTCCGATGTCCGCTTTGGTAAGACGATTCCTTTGGGAGGACGGGTAAAACGCTCTACAGAGTATTCTCTCTCTGACCAAGAACTCGAACAGTATGGGATTAAAAACTTTACTGTTGAAGTGGTACCAGTACCCAAACTTTAATAAAAAAAGCGCGGCTTAGTAAGCCGCGCTAAACTTCACCTGGAAGTATGGGAATAGAGTTTAAATAGAATCATAAAGGTAAACAGCCGCGGTATTTTAAAGGTCATGTGTAATCGGTGCGTTGATAGATGACTTGCACGTTTACACTTCGTCTTTCAATTGTTCGATCTGCACTAATTATATTGAAATAATGGTTGATGTAACTTGTTTATAAATTCCTAGTGAACTGTGGTTATAATTTAAACGCATTTGGTGAACATTTGAGAATCTGCTTGATATTTATGCGCCATGCTTGTTTATG
Proteins encoded in this region:
- a CDS encoding SGNH/GDSL hydrolase family protein, which encodes MKNALLLTGLGLITANAFASDVPTTPEMVTSAYSASVQSNQTYTYVRCWYRPAHTHDDPATSWEWALDANGDYLKINGYWWSSVSFKNMFYTIASQQTIKQRCEETLGVNHDTADILYYAADNRLSYNHSIWTNDTTTTGNINRIVAFGDSLSDTGNLFNGSQWVFPNANSWFLGHFSNGFVWTEYLAQSRNVPLYNWAVGGAAGTNQYVALTGIYDQVTSYLTYMKMAKNYNPSKTLFTLEFGLNDFMNYNREVSDVKADLSSALIRLTDAGAKHLILLTLPDATKAPQFKYSTQAEIEKVRAKILEFNQFIRQQAAHYEAQGVNVVLHETHQLFEQMTSNPQQHGFENASDACLNINRSSALDYLYSHSFTNECAYHGSDKYVFWGVTHPTTAAHQYIANDIIEHHLDAFPF
- a CDS encoding aerolysin family beta-barrel pore-forming toxin produces the protein MNKSKVFKTTLVAASVLSSLFAAHSYAVVDILDVKLQGQSCENGFRPITADEVSPIKAELVGQMGPWQITNIADGYVLMGPGYNGTIKQDNLAGTTWCTYVTPPDHSIPNYSALVLPENDEAYTEWHLINKPEFYKPLALLAHYLGFGWAGGTGSQYVGDDMVTSTDGRGHYDIDADTSGSCEGYRCNERLKMDISGFEYHIDPETFSAGDITQSDKELIGRRSEVVTNESDLEQQYRVTFKYEKATNWSKTDTYGLSQKVSTKNKFKWPLVGETELSIEIGANQSWATTNGSSETKGISNTIVVNVAPNTKQEVFMEVFRSSISYPYSFNAELSYEVAMHGFLRWSGNALSTHPDNRPDYTARWVIGRNGGNDKNLKYQYEHRNIPATSDEWDWPWMLREYGANNVKSLLGEILRPIQTQITGEFFADASFGSDVRFGKTIPLGGRVKRSTEYSLSDQELEQYGIKNFTVEVVPVPKL